From one Patescibacteria group bacterium genomic stretch:
- a CDS encoding thrombospondin type 3 repeat-containing protein: MRLKIKNIPLATIILTSIFAVGLILFVGAFSKRSAFSTYNLWGGKETIIESESKDTDNDGLKDWEENLYKTDPLNPDTDADGYLDGEEINSGHNPLVKGPNDKQVFYPLPIGNKYNITNQIFSDFDAIAKSYIEQKDQYVRDHPEIIDPTTYMAEASKGALDEMLRRAMLYNEADWSDKANAVLEKNPEIFQIEISDIDIKISDDNTPEAIKAYFEKLSSYAKSNNFLLQNENFILLQDSFPNNDFAEVDILIIINDDEISKLVDTPVPSSWKELHKNFLKIAITLRNIFVSLRGFESDPIKAIIANNEIKNVSSLWKSFEQNLLKLNESQNLNLEL, from the coding sequence ATGAGATTAAAAATAAAGAACATACCATTGGCTACAATTATACTAACAAGCATTTTTGCCGTTGGGTTAATTTTATTTGTAGGCGCTTTCTCTAAAAGAAGCGCTTTTTCCACATATAATTTATGGGGCGGCAAAGAAACCATTATTGAGTCCGAAAGCAAAGACACAGACAATGACGGACTAAAGGACTGGGAGGAAAATCTATACAAAACCGACCCCTTGAATCCTGATACAGATGCTGATGGATATTTAGATGGCGAAGAAATAAATTCCGGACATAATCCTTTGGTCAAGGGACCGAATGATAAACAGGTATTCTATCCTCTGCCCATTGGCAACAAGTATAATATAACCAATCAGATATTCTCTGATTTTGATGCAATAGCAAAATCGTATATTGAGCAAAAAGACCAATATGTCAGAGATCATCCAGAAATCATTGACCCAACGACATATATGGCCGAGGCATCTAAGGGCGCATTAGATGAAATGCTAAGAAGGGCTATGCTCTACAATGAAGCGGACTGGTCAGATAAGGCGAACGCGGTTCTGGAAAAAAATCCGGAAATATTTCAGATTGAAATCTCAGATATTGATATAAAAATTTCCGATGACAATACTCCAGAAGCAATAAAAGCATATTTTGAAAAATTATCATCTTACGCAAAGTCAAATAATTTCCTTTTGCAAAACGAAAATTTCATCTTGTTGCAGGATTCTTTTCCCAATAATGATTTTGCCGAAGTGGATATTTTAATAATAATCAATGATGATGAAATATCTAAATTAGTTGATACCCCTGTTCCATCGTCATGGAAAGAATTACATAAAAACTTTTTAAAAATCGCAATAACTTTGCGAAACATTTTTGTTTCTCTGAGAGGATTTGAATCTGACCCAATAAAAGCCATTATTGCGAACAATGAGATAAAAAATGTTTCAAGTCTTTGGAAATCTTTTGAACAAAATCTTCTAAAATTAAATGAATCGCAAAATCTAAATTTAGAATTATGA
- the rsmA gene encoding ribosomal RNA small subunit methyltransferase A encodes MIDIKLILQKYNIHSKKYMGQNFLIDENVLNKIIGAANLSLKDTVLEIGPGLGILTVELAKRTKKVIAIEKDKTLCEILKKILKEQNINNVEIVNKDILKVSDEIPNSNYKIVANIPYYLTSPLIRKFLEVENKPSLMILMVQKEVAQRITAKPPHMSILSIAVQFYAEPEIIDYVPKSSFFPMPKVDSAIIKIIPQSYVGRATSHINMKKFFKLVKTGFSSKRKMLKNNLPEIDLEKIGLNPKVRAENLSIDDWMKIYRDFYS; translated from the coding sequence ATGATTGATATTAAACTAATTTTGCAAAAATATAATATTCATTCCAAAAAATATATGGGGCAGAATTTTTTGATTGATGAAAATGTTTTAAATAAAATTATTGGCGCAGCAAACCTGTCCTTAAAAGATACGGTGCTGGAAATCGGCCCAGGGCTGGGAATTTTGACTGTTGAATTGGCAAAAAGAACCAAAAAAGTAATTGCTATAGAAAAAGACAAAACACTCTGCGAGATACTAAAGAAGATTTTAAAAGAGCAGAATATAAACAATGTAGAAATCGTGAATAAGGATATTCTAAAAGTTTCTGACGAAATACCAAATTCCAATTACAAAATCGTGGCAAATATACCATACTATTTAACTTCGCCATTAATTAGAAAATTTCTCGAAGTCGAAAACAAACCATCTCTGATGATTCTAATGGTCCAAAAAGAGGTAGCGCAAAGAATAACAGCAAAACCGCCGCACATGAGCATATTATCCATTGCTGTACAATTTTATGCAGAACCAGAAATCATTGATTATGTCCCGAAAAGCAGTTTTTTCCCAATGCCAAAAGTCGATTCAGCAATTATCAAGATAATACCGCAGTCTTATGTGGGACGTGCGACGTCCCACATAAATATGAAGAAGTTTTTTAAATTAGTAAAAACGGGTTTTTCTTCAAAAAGAAAAATGTTGAAAAATAATTTACCCGAAATCGACCTTGAAAAAATCGGATTAAATCCAAAAGTCAGGGCGGAAAATTTGTCAATTGATGACTGGATGAAAATTTATCGCGATTTTTATTCTTGA